One window of the Candidatus Beckwithbacteria bacterium genome contains the following:
- a CDS encoding IS200/IS605 family transposase: FWADGYFAETIGKTNYLQIKKYIKDNKEIMPEKD; the protein is encoded by the coding sequence TTTTTGGGCTGATGGCTACTTTGCTGAAACCATAGGTAAAACCAATTACTTACAAATAAAAAAGTACATTAAAGACAATAAAGAAATTATGCCAGAGAAGGATTAA